CCCTGCCCAAACAGACAGACAGACTGATGGGTGAAATTCAAGTTGTAGAATTTTTGCTGGATTTTCAACAAAATAATATAATGGATTCTAATTTAAATGGTTTTCATAGTAGGTTGTAAGAAGTTGGGTTGTTCTTAAGTGGATTCTGGGTTTTTGATTGTTGGATCTATTTAGAAATGAATTGATAATTTGCTATGAAGATTGATGGAATGATGAATATCGTTCTCGTTTTTAGACGAGTTGGAAAACAGGGTGTAAACGTGTTAGCGGAGGTTAACCACATGGTGTAAAATTGGAGTTTACTctaattatttttatattattaggGGGCAAACACGACTTTTCACACACAGAAGGGTGAACATTGATGGAATTAGGAAACGTCGGGGTCTAAAGTTGATCGATTTTTAAAATGGGGTGTAAAGTTGATCGTGTAAACCACATGGtgtaaaattgtaatttacttTTCTTGATGTAAGTTACCCTTGTTTTCCTTTAGTGTGTTGGGCCAGATGATCCCATCTCTTGCTGCTTGGGCCTTGGAATGTATTTCATTTGGGCTTTTTTGTTGGGGTTCCTTTTTTGTGTATTGTGACCCATTTACTGATTATTGTGAATTACGTGATCAATTTTAATTGTCAAAATTTGGTGTAACTTGCCAATTACAACAACACGTTTAACATAAATTGTAAGTTGGTAAAAGCTATAATTTAACGGCGAGAATGTTAAAAGTGAACTTATAACATAATTAGAGTTAGGGAAATTACTTGCTACAAAACAAAGGAACTCAACATAATTAAATgtttaatacaacattatttgCTTCAACGTAACACCAGATATTGCAACTTCCAGTTCCATCCCAAGCCTATTCCAGAAGCACTATCGACATGCCTACAATATAAATAGTAAAGCATTATGTGTAACACCTAGAACACATAAAACAAGATAATTACATAAAACTAAATAATAGGATTTAACTTATAAaacaatacatatatatacatatatataaaataggAGCGGGATCTGGTACGAAAGGTTTTTAATGTGTAAAGTGTGCGAAGCACTAGCGTGATTATTACACTACAATCTTAAAATAGAGTAATAGTTATTACACTTAAAATTTGTTGCAATGCAATAGTTATTACATTGCAACTAAAATTGAAGTGTAGTGTAATTATTTGCTTAATTAGTAGTGTAGTTACACTATTTACAAAATGTCACCGCgtggtgtttttttttctttgtttcgTACGCCTCACATTTAAAAAATCTTTCTATTTATCCTAACACTATATGACTAATGGCTGTCGATTTCCTTTTGGGCTATATAATTAGACCTATGGTTGAGTTCCATCgaaataaaaagaaaacaaaaaaccaTTAAGTTCTCTTGTTCACTTACACGAAAAACATGCTAGAAATCCCAAGATCCTTTCATTTTCGTGAAGTTTCCAGTCATCTGTAAAAGTAACAAGTTAATTCACATAGCAAAGCAATATTAATAATTTGGGACATGCAGTTTTCATACCTCTTGTTGTCCTCCAATATAATCATTAATGCTACACTCCCTCCCTTGATGCTCAAATTTGATATTGGGTATATGGTTTTCTACATAACTCCATCTCTTCATGCTAGGACAATCATGCACTTGAATATCCTCCAAAGAAGGATATTTGATGGTAGTATGGCCAGAGTAGAAGCTCTCCAGTTTGGACAGACCAATAAGGAAAATTTTAGTAAGGGTGAACATGATATCTGTATCCTGTTTTACCAATTCAATTCCGTTTCCAGTTGTTTGTTCACCTCCATCCGAGATAACAGCCACCAAACTCTCACAATGTGTAATAATTAAAACTCTGAGGTTGACAAGCCCTTGTGCTACACTCATAGGGAATAGCTTTAACAAAGAGGAGCAATTATTAATACGGATTTCAACTAGATTACAAAAGCTTATATATTGATGTGGGTTATCCCACAGAAGCTCCAAGCCGTTCAAATAGCCCAAGTCGATTCTTTCGACCTGGGAAAAGAACTTCCCATTTGTTTTCATTGGACCACATTCATTCCAAGCATGCATTGCGTCCAAGTCACATGTCTTCACCAAGCTTTTAACATTGTCACATGATGACAAACTAATATACTTTAATTCATCAAAAACTTCTTGATATAGATCTGGTAAGATGCTATCCAAATCTTCTATACCTGACAAACGTAACCATTCAGCTAGTTGAATCAGTTTCCTAATTGGCATCGTCAGTGAGCTATATCCTAAAACATCTAGGCAGCGTTTGTGACCAGGTTTCCTTGGGTCTCCGGGTCTCCCAATGTCAAACTCTATCAAGGTTTCAATTATGGGAATATAATGCAATTCACTAACTTTTAAATGCAGAATTTTCAGCAACGTCAATTCACTTAGTTCCGCAAGAAATTTACAATTCCCCTCCTTACTCAAATGAACATACAACTCTTCCAACCTAATGAGCTTTGATATCACACCAGGTGTTACATAAGATAGATCGTAACAACAATACACATCTAGCAGCCTTAATTGGTCAATTGTCCTATCTCTTCAGGGATATTTATAATTCCGGTACCTCTAAGCTTTAGAATCTCTAGACATGTCAACTCCCCAAGTATAGAAATTTCACAGACTTTGTTTCCATATAGATCTAGCAAGCGGAGTACTGTCAATTGCTTTAGTGATTGTGGAAGAGATGAAATCTTGTTACCCCACATATCTAAAACTTTAAGCTCTTTCATGCCCCAAAAGAATTCATCCGGAACAATGGTAAGTTTGTTATATTGTATAAGGAAGGTATCAAGGTGTGGTAAATCAAGTTCATAATCAGGAAGCTTACATATATTATTTTCCATGAGCGAGATCTTCTTGTAGTTTTTTATACAGTCGATTCTTGGTTTCCATTCCGTCAAACCTTTTCCAGACTGCACCAAAAACTTGTCATTGCCTTTAAACGTGATGAACAATGCCATATCTCGAACAAGGTCATGCATTTtgaatacttcttcttcttcttcttctaaaCGAGATCGGAATGAGTAATTATAATCCACCGGCAATAACAAGAAAGATGATTTAAGGGACTCaacagcctcttgaactttatcTTTTGTATCATGAATGCTATCGGGATTATTAAATATCCCTAGAGCGAGTCCATAATGTGTCAACCTTTTAAGGCCAATGTTTCCATCTTCTGGGAACATACTACACAGTAAGAAACATGACTTAGCTACTTCATTTTCAAGATGGTCATAGCTCAGCTTCAATTGCAGTAGTCCTTCTTTTTTGTAGGTGACATCCCCATCTATGGGAGCTTGTAGTCGACGAAGCGCTACCTCCCACATTCTAATTTCTTTGTCTTTCAAAGCTTTTCCTAGAGCTTGAATAAAAAGTGGTAATCCACCACACTCTTTAACAATCTTCAACGCAACTTTTTTCAATCTATCATCCCATTCACTTTTACCAACTACACGTTCAAAAAGGGTCCATGCTTCTTCACCTTGCAAAGGGTTTACCGAAACATTAGTCTGGGCATTGTTGGCCACACATATATCCTTGCTTCTAGATGTAAGCAAAATCTTGTAATTCGGGTACTTGCTTCTACATGGAATGCCCAGCTTCTCAAGCTCCAGCTCTTCCTAAACGTCATCCAGAATGATTAGAACCTTGTCTCCGTTTATTATTCTCCTTGCCGCAACTTCAACCTTTTCTTGAATCATTCTAGCATCAAGAGTTTTTGAGACTGTTATAAACACAGTATCCTCAAATTGATTATTCATCTTGCTAGCAACTTCACTGGCTAATGTAGTTTTACCTACACCTCCTAAGCCATTGATTCCAACTATTTGTATCGTGTCATCTTCTACAGCTTGAATGATCTCCTCCAAAGTCGACTTTTGGGTGTCGATATCGTCAAGATTTTTACTTTCGTAGAGGTCTGTGAATCCTGGGGCTTGAGCAGGAAGGGAGACACAAGTTTCAAAACTCTTACCCTCTTCTTGGTGCTGCTGAAGAGAACACGTCTTTTCTATCGCCGTCTTACTACAACGACGGAGGGTACACAAATGGAAGCATTTCTCCTGGTCTTCTCCTCTGTTAGTAAACTGTGTGGCGTTGGATGTATAATCATCTGCTTTCTTCATCCACTCACTCTTCCACACCTTCTAGGAGATCTTGCCCTTTAGATTTAGCCAATTCTATTTGCTGCTGAACCCTTCCCTTCATACTCGAGAGCTTATCAgcttcatttttatatttttcaacatttttagAGCAATTACACACGTAGCTAATCTCCTTTTTAGCCACACCAAACAACAGGTCTATCACTTTTCCGATCACAGAAGAACTAACCGCCTCCGCCATACTGTTCTGGCGGTTTGGATTAATTTGGATGGAAACGTAGTTCAAAAAATCAAGAATGAAATCGTCATGAAAAAAGATCTAGTGGGTGTCAATGGTATACAAAATGAAGAAGAAAGCTATTGAACTTGGTACTACGTATTTCGAAAAAAGTGATGTAAAACAGTCTCTTTTTTACAAAATTTACCAGAATTTTAACTTCAATTTTTTATTCTTTCAACAAAAGCTATGTCACATTACGTGCAACCAATAATCTTTAATTAATATAACTAGGTTTTTTCACAATCaccgcgttgcggcgaacttattttgttatttagtctgtgtttacatgtgttttgaaatcactacgagagCGTTGCGCACAAaaccgctgacaagaataaaaagaagatataaaaaaacacaaaaagataaccgaaagaaaaacAACCAAAAAATTTTATGGTAATGATTTTGTTCGCATGAAACCCATGGTCAGAGATAagcaaatggtattgggtaccggtactgaatttcccgaaccgaaagatcttaagtacaaattcggtaccgacttttggcgccTACCGTTtattaccttcatataccggtaccgtaaccgttATTTTCGGTATCGATATCGGTTGGCTCCTAGTTCATCCCAATCCatgaaactgaaaaaaaaaatcattaaaagtttaagaaaatcaacaaaaaaagttgcacgataacgttgttgttcgtacggtatccatgatcagagatgagcaaatggtacccggGTAgaagtaccgaatttcccgaactaaaagattttcaaaatcatttcggTAATGACTTTTGGGGTTTTCTGTACAAGActggtgccggtttttaccttcgtGTATCGATAACTGTACCAGGctggtgccggtttttaccttcatgtaccgataacgaacCGGACCATACATGTATTTTCGATAAAAGTACCGGTTGACACAAAGCTTATTCAACTTAAAAAGTAAggaaataattattattataatatcaaaataataaaagtattgaaaaactatatatattactataatattaaaaataaatctACTGTTTAAAAGCTTggaaactgtttaaaataatgGTCATGCTATTCTCACACGGGGAAAATTATTTTCACACCCCAAAGCGCCGCGCtgtggccatagcggggcgctttggttgacaaaagttgatttgactgacataaaggtgatacgaggttgcagagacataaaggtgatacgaggttGCAGTGTcccgtgaaccctaagcgccgcgctatggccaaagcgcggcgcttcgaccccaaattttcattatttaaaccTGCATAGACAGAACATTTAGCATTCGTGTTttgttgtttgttgatttctttgcTGTATTAGTTACGTGTCTTTaaaaaacgatgtcgtggttaAGCAACTATCTTTTCGGTGAATATTCTAACGAGtcagttgttcctgattcttacgaggggaccgctatttctgactcaTATGAGAAACCGGTctcgtccaacttgagggaggCAGAGGTTGTATCTGAcattcgttatcgtgataacacggtgaagctggatttgaatacccctgtggaggacccttacgcacaacaaggttattcgaatttcggttacggtggcgagtacagctttgtacagcaggagtgttatccaaacgacggttacggttgtcaacagagcttacaaggttattcgaattttggttacggtggcgagcacagctttgtacagcaggagtgttatccaaaccacAGTTACGGTTGTCAACCGAGCTTTGAACATCAAGTATATTCGGAcctcggtgacgatggtgagccggaggatgtgtctgttgaAGAGGAAGGCtgttacccggttacattttcgtttgatacaacgcagaccttttcatcacgtaaagagttggtgcgttgggtacaagacacggcaaaagacaatggttacctcattgtgattaagaggtcgaataaaagaggagagaattacaagatttggtttcaatgtactttaggtggggagcataagagtatagctacacagaggaaaacgggtagcaagaaaataggctgcccgttcgagatgatcgggttttcggaatcatccggaagtgtttggaggatcgaggtgacgaaggcgaagcataaccacactcctattgaaaacttagagggtcacgcgtatgcgagaaggcttttTTCGGAGgataaaaactggttaaggagcTGGCAAAGCAAGATATTCCCAACCAAAGTATctggcgaacgctgacaaaaaacaatccggatagaaagcttattccgaaagatatacacaacgctgtttagaagatcaacgccgaaaaaaaAGTCGGTAAGTCTCtgatgcaaaaacttgaaaacattcttcTCGAAAAAgattacacttattacatgcgcacgaatgagatatcgaacgaagttgaagatgtcttctttgttcacaaaaaatcattcactatgtggtgtgccttcccgcatgtgctaatgattgacgccacatataaaacgaacatgtacaacctgccatttgttcaggtcataggcatgacgtcgacaaacaaatcgtttacggctgcttgtgcggtaatttccgctgagaagtcagagaactacctatgggtgttgcagaggatcaagtctatgctggtaggatgtatggaaccgcgcgcgattttaacagacagggatttttcgctaatgaacgcgtgtgaacaagtttttccaaaagcgcataagtatctttgtcggttccatattcaacaaaatattaataagaacagcaagagaaaattctctgacaaggagtggaaagaattcgtacgtacattttggacattgtgcgagtctacgaccgaggaaatatgcaggtataacttggaaaaccttgaagcacagctgaaagaaTATGGCCGtgaatgtcacggcccccgacccggtttgacccatttcaggagccgcgggacagaaatcccgtgatatttatttatgtgattttagcagcggaattctttaacatcaggatcgttataaagctaaaaacttttcccgattattttatttcacaattcgggctaaaaccccgataatttacaataataagatttttctgataaatctttatttcaaaacatatttctttattttatactgagccactatcttaagcttgaaatgctccccgacacttttcctgaattacagtagatcacctgaaacatgtttgaaaaaggttttttgtcagcggggaaatactgagtgaatcattcagtttactgaaaacgacacatttgttataattcacagtattaagatcttttacatatgtttctgatatcaaccaactaccctcAGTATTTGTCattcgaccggatctgtgacagtggtcatatcaccattggctgccccaatgaatgacgtatcactaaatttaggttcgcccacctaaagtgataaaaacagtagtaatgtgcacaataccccacatactggctgtaatttggtgattacatcaacttaatcactgtaattataattctgaaaataatttggagtattgtaaaacatttgataaaaagagagaatgactcacattgcagatttaatatggatagaatatgatttagcctggttaacctaatttcaataataatgcacacaaaactgggttagtgatcaatacagcagtcacgataactcacgaaatcaaattctcacaatgaacgacaaagtgcaatacttaaacattcatcgatttaacgacgaacgacaaagtataacccaatgtgggcggcacttaaacattctttggatatattgatctcgaaaaatgaatcgtaatagcgatcgagtaattaccctgttttgcggcagcgattcgagtgcagtgtgtgtttaattgtagtatttCTGTGCTAATTCGACGTATACAGAAAGTTGGGACGTCGTTTTAACTTCTAAAAGCTACTGCCaaggtctgctatttatagtgaattttgtgacactcttacggaccgtatggcatttacggtccgtaaggggtgcagtcTATTTATGTAGACTAGCTgagttcgggactagcttggctgACTCAATAGTTTTCTTAATTTCAATTGTGACAACGAATTTGATGGATAATTATccactagggtttgcccccccttgagttttaggggccctgatcctaattccgattgttccgaaaattttagggttagtgcggaattacttgggtgtctcaattagggtttccttattgactaattatcattctaattataaattttaatgagagttgttacatcctccccaccttaagaaaaatctcgtcctcgagatttattgaaatagatgagggtatttccgcttcatttctgacttcagttcccaagtatattctggtcctctctttgaattccatttgactttcaccagtactagtcgcttgtgtttgagaaacttgattttcttatcttctatttgtaaaggtttctctatgaattatagcttttcatttacctccacatcttgaagaggtactaccagggattcgtctgatagacatttcttaagattagatacatgaaatacatcatgtactccagctagttcttctggtagttgtaagcgataagcaactggtccgattcgttgaatcactgggaatggtccaacatatcttggactcagttttcctttcttactgaatcgtacgactcctttccaaggagaaacttttaaaagtactttatctcctatctggaattctagtggcttgcggcgattgtctgcatagctcttctggcgatctcgagccgtctttagtctttccttgatttgtgttatcttgtcagtggtttcttgcacgatttctggacctgataattgactttctcctatttctgcccaacatactggagttctgcacttgcgtccatacagtgcttcgaatggagcggcatCAATGCTttagtgataactattattataggagaattcgattaatggtaaatggttatcccaattaccaccaaagtcaattacacatgctcggagcatgtcttctagagtttggatcgtcctttcactttgtccgtctgtttgtggatgatgtgcagtacttaaattgagtcgggttcccattgattcttggaaacttgtccagaaacgggaagtgaaacgactatctctatccgatacaatggagagtggaactccatgtaaggatactatttcatctacgtacaacttggctaacctttccatattaaaggtttcctttattggtagaaaatgagcggatttggttaatcggtctacgatcacccaaatggcatcattaccttttctggttttgggtaacttagtaacaaagtccattgttatgagttcccatttccatacaggcatttctaactgttgtagcagacctgaaggtttctgatgttcggctttaacttgtgaacaagttaaacacttagatacgtattcggctatatccttcttcattcctatccaccagaaattctttcttaaatcttattgtttcctggatgtaaagtatacctagatttatgagcttcgtctaaaatctttaaccttaaatttccctgtttaggtacccaaattctgcttttgtggaatttccaaattccatcatttccttgttccaattcttttaggtaacctttcattccttcggcatcgtccttgattgccgtttcctgaatttcctttaattgttccattaaatctacttgtagatttattctaagagcacggactcgtctttgcttctcatgatacttacgacttaaggcgtctgcgactacgtttgcctttccttcgtgatattgaatatcacagtcgtaatcactcaggatttccatccatcttctttgcctcatgtttaactctttttgcccaaatatataccttaaactcttatg
This genomic stretch from Helianthus annuus cultivar XRQ/B chromosome 8, HanXRQr2.0-SUNRISE, whole genome shotgun sequence harbors:
- the LOC110870350 gene encoding disease resistance protein UNI-like, with amino-acid sequence MKKADDYTSNATQFTNRGEDQEKCFHLCTLRRCSKTAIEKTCSLQQHQEEGKSFETCVSLPAQAPGFTDLYESKNLDDIDTQKSTLEEIIQAVEDDTIQIVGINGLGGVGKTTLASEVASKMNNQFEDTVFITVSKTLDARMIQEKEELELEKLGIPCRSKYPNYKILLTSRSKDICVANNAQTNVSVNPLQGEEAWTLFERVVGKSEWDDRLKKVALKIVKECGGLPLFIQALGKALKDKEIRMWEVALRRLQAPIDGDVTYKKEGLLQLKLSYDHLENEVAKSCFLLCSMFPEDGNIGLKRLTHYGLALGIFNNPDSIHDTKDKVQEAVESLKSSFLLLPVDYNYSFRSRLEEEEEEVFKMHDLVRDMALFITFKGNDKFLVQSGKGLTEWKPRIDCIKNYKKISLMENNICKLPDYELDLPHLDTFLIQYNKLTIVPDEFFWGMKELKVLDMWGNKISSLPQSLKQLTVLRLLDLYGNKVCEISILGELTCLEILKLREFDIGRPGDPRKPGHKRCLDVLGYSSLTMPIRKLIQLAEWLRLSGIEDLDSILPDLYQEVFDELKYISLSSCDNVKSLVKTCDLDAMHAWNECGPMKTNGKFFSQVERIDLGYLNGLELLWDNPHQYISFCNLVEIRINNCSSLLKLFPMSVAQGLVNLRVLIITHCESLVAVISDGGEQTTGNGIELVKQDTDIMFTLTKIFLIGLSKLESFYSGHTTIKYPSLEDIQVHDCPSMKRWSYVENHIPNIKFEHQGRECSINDYIGGQQEMTGNFTKMKGSWDF